One genomic window of Salipiger abyssi includes the following:
- a CDS encoding aminotransferase class V-fold PLP-dependent enzyme: MTGMWDWHDAQGLSRVINVSGTMTGLGASVTAAPVQQAVAAAMGRFVKMHELQASASEVIARLTGAEAGFMTASASAGVSLSLAGCMTGLNPGAAEALPRDPGQTPNVVVQMGHLCGYGAPISQAVELTGGAVRSIGQSTLCTDYALEAALDETVAAALYVVSHHVVHYGQIPLRRFAEICHARGVPVVVDAASEYDLRGFLAAGADIVIYSGHKFLGGPTSGIVAGRRDLVRAGYLQNIGIGRGMKIGKESIAGAIAALEAWETRDHDGIRARERAALDLWTGALAGIDGVAARIVPDPTGNPLDRLEVHVDAARLGAGAGSVAGLLASRDPAIIVRDHEVELGYFQLDPCNLLPGQAEIVAEALVTALSDKAGLAQAAPVDARNGGVAGYLNWGAV, translated from the coding sequence ATGACCGGCATGTGGGACTGGCACGATGCGCAGGGGTTGAGCCGGGTCATCAACGTCTCCGGCACGATGACCGGGCTCGGCGCTTCGGTCACCGCCGCGCCGGTGCAGCAGGCGGTGGCGGCGGCGATGGGGCGCTTCGTCAAGATGCACGAGCTTCAGGCCAGCGCCAGCGAGGTGATCGCGCGGCTTACCGGGGCAGAGGCCGGCTTCATGACCGCCTCCGCCTCGGCGGGGGTGAGCCTGTCGCTTGCCGGCTGCATGACGGGGCTCAATCCGGGCGCCGCCGAGGCGCTGCCCCGCGATCCGGGGCAGACACCGAATGTGGTGGTGCAGATGGGCCATCTCTGCGGATACGGCGCGCCGATTTCGCAGGCGGTCGAGCTGACGGGGGGCGCGGTGCGCTCTATCGGGCAGTCGACGCTCTGCACCGACTACGCGCTCGAGGCAGCGCTCGACGAGACCGTCGCCGCGGCGCTTTATGTCGTGTCGCACCATGTGGTGCATTACGGCCAGATTCCGCTGCGCCGCTTTGCCGAGATCTGCCATGCGCGCGGTGTGCCGGTCGTGGTGGATGCGGCCTCGGAATACGATCTGCGCGGCTTCCTCGCCGCCGGAGCCGATATCGTCATCTATTCCGGCCACAAGTTCCTCGGCGGTCCGACATCGGGCATCGTCGCGGGGCGGCGCGATCTGGTGCGGGCGGGCTATCTCCAGAATATCGGCATCGGCCGGGGCATGAAGATCGGCAAGGAGAGCATTGCCGGGGCGATCGCCGCGCTGGAGGCCTGGGAAACCCGCGATCACGACGGCATCCGCGCCCGCGAACGCGCGGCGCTCGACCTCTGGACCGGGGCGCTGGCCGGGATCGACGGCGTTGCCGCCCGGATCGTTCCCGACCCGACCGGCAACCCGCTCGACCGGCTGGAGGTGCATGTGGATGCGGCACGGCTGGGCGCCGGGGCAGGATCGGTCGCCGGGCTGCTCGCGTCGCGCGATCCGGCGATCATCGTGCGCGATCACGAGGTCGAGCTTGGCTATTTCCAGCTCGATCCCTGCAACCTTCTACCGGGTCAGGCCGAGATCGTGGCCGAGGCGCTGGTCACGGCACTGAGCGACAAAGCCGGACTGGCACAGGCGGCGCCGGTCGATGCGCGCAATGGCGGCGTCGCGGGCTACCTGAACTGGGGCGCGGTCTGA
- a CDS encoding IS30 family transposase, producing MGRCYLQLSFEERIKIAKWREAKMPIPEIADRLSRAPSTIYRDLKRNHFDGGGLPELAGYYALNAQTMSEKRRALHRKMVQHPQLKAAVEHGLKAGWSPEQIAGRMRLEQHGIRVSHETIYRYAYSKEGRAEQFYRHLPEHRRRRRPRGYRRYQRSHISDAQNLSNRPDRVAERVEFGHWECDLVMFRKEHGKINVTSLVERVSRYTVVQRNEDRRSKPIMEALIHGLSALPADARQSITFDRGSEFSAWQRLKDGIGADSWFCDPRAPWQKGTVENTNNRLRKFLPRSTEPTALTNRYLRSICQRLNATPRKCLGYRTPAEVFEAKLVDIQNRLT from the coding sequence ATGGGTCGTTGCTACCTTCAGCTGAGTTTCGAGGAACGGATCAAGATTGCCAAGTGGCGTGAAGCCAAGATGCCGATACCCGAGATCGCGGATCGCCTGAGCCGCGCCCCCTCGACGATCTATCGTGATCTGAAGCGCAACCACTTCGACGGCGGCGGACTGCCAGAGCTCGCAGGATACTACGCGCTGAACGCTCAGACCATGAGCGAGAAGCGCCGCGCCCTTCACCGCAAGATGGTTCAGCACCCTCAGCTCAAAGCTGCCGTCGAGCATGGTCTCAAGGCTGGCTGGTCACCGGAGCAGATCGCCGGCCGGATGCGTCTCGAGCAGCATGGTATCCGCGTGAGCCACGAAACGATCTATCGCTACGCCTACTCGAAGGAAGGTCGCGCCGAGCAGTTCTACCGGCACCTGCCCGAGCATCGCAGACGCCGCAGACCTCGTGGATACCGCCGGTACCAGCGCAGCCACATCTCGGATGCGCAGAACCTTTCAAACAGACCGGATCGCGTCGCCGAGCGCGTTGAGTTCGGGCACTGGGAATGTGACCTGGTGATGTTCCGCAAGGAGCACGGCAAGATCAACGTGACCTCCCTGGTGGAGCGCGTCAGCCGCTACACCGTCGTGCAACGCAACGAGGACCGGCGATCGAAGCCGATCATGGAAGCCCTCATCCATGGGCTCTCCGCCCTGCCCGCCGACGCACGCCAATCCATCACATTCGACCGCGGGTCCGAGTTCTCGGCATGGCAACGGCTCAAGGATGGGATCGGCGCGGACAGCTGGTTCTGCGACCCGCGGGCGCCCTGGCAGAAAGGTACGGTCGAGAACACCAACAACCGTCTTCGCAAGTTCCTGCCCCGCTCGACCGAACCGACGGCGCTGACAAATCGATATTTGAGGTCGATTTGCCAGCGCCTCAACGCGACGCCCCGCAAATGCCTGGGCTACCGAACGCCCGCCGAGGTGTTCGAGGCCAAGCTCGTGGATATCCAGAACCGACTGACGTAG